One Planctomycetia bacterium DNA segment encodes these proteins:
- a CDS encoding multiheme c-type cytochrome, producing MASITSGDAPAPKRYVRTVGPRLRVLLFSIFALVAVLGANSCYLAGVTATEWFSGRTYQNYFYLMMFLVHVVLGLLLVVPFVVFGAIHMMAAKNRRNRRAVRIGYVLFAAGIAVLATGLLLVRIEGVFDLKQPLARDAVYWLHVATPLATVWLYWLHRLAGPKIKWRIGGAYLGVMGATVAIMLILQTQDPRLWNVAGPASGVKYFEPSLARTASGKFIPAETLMMDQYCLECHKDAYDGWFHSAHHFSSFNNPAYLASVRETREVSFERDGSMQASRWCAGCHDPVPFFSGAFDDPKFDVVNHPTAQAGITCTACHAITDVHSTRGNADFTIEEPLHYPFAQSENAVLKYVNRQLVKAKPSFHKKTFLKPHHKQAEFCSTCHKVHLPFALNHYKEFLRGQNHYDPFLLSGVSGHGARSFYYPPKAQENCAGCHMPLKESGDFGAKLFASAKKLSIHDHLFPSANTGVAWMRNEPDIITKHQEFMKDIVRIDIFGLKEGGQIDSPLIAPLRPATPALKPGTDYLLESVIRTLKMGHLFTQGTVDSNEVWVDVAINSGDKVIGRNGAIGDDGTVDPWSHFINVFMLDRNGNRINRRNPQDIFVPLYNHQIPPGAGQVAHYGFRVPDDAREPVTITVKLQYRKFDKDYMDFVAKAAKPGDLPLRGHKPGQPYRNELPITTLATDTITLPIEGGSPAPSNPESTIPSWQRWNDYGIGLLLEGRAELRQSAAAFAEVEKLNRCDGPLNMARVYLEEGRLDEATAAIQRATQFKDPPPPAWTVAWLSGRINQQQGHLEAAEKNFRSVLEDRTPEMIERGFDFSRDYEVINLLGQVLFDRAKQVRDPAKQAERDALLREAAATYEKTLKEDSEDVAAHYNLGLIYQQLGDETKAQVHQAAHARYKPDDNARDSAVAAARKKYPAANHAAEALVIYPLQRDGAPGLTSQPAVETASTGGGQ from the coding sequence ATGGCCAGCATTACCTCCGGCGACGCGCCGGCGCCCAAACGCTATGTACGCACCGTCGGTCCGCGGCTGCGCGTTTTGTTATTCTCAATCTTCGCGCTCGTGGCGGTGTTGGGCGCGAACTCGTGTTATCTGGCGGGCGTCACGGCAACCGAATGGTTCAGCGGGCGGACCTATCAGAACTATTTCTATCTGATGATGTTCCTGGTCCACGTCGTTCTGGGCCTGTTGCTCGTCGTGCCGTTTGTGGTGTTCGGCGCCATTCACATGATGGCCGCGAAAAATCGCCGGAATCGTCGCGCCGTGCGGATCGGATATGTGCTGTTCGCCGCCGGCATTGCGGTGTTGGCGACCGGCCTACTGTTAGTGCGGATCGAAGGCGTGTTCGATCTGAAACAACCGCTCGCGCGCGACGCCGTGTATTGGCTGCACGTGGCGACGCCGTTGGCGACCGTTTGGTTGTACTGGCTCCACCGGCTCGCCGGACCGAAGATTAAATGGCGCATCGGCGGCGCGTACCTTGGCGTGATGGGCGCCACCGTGGCGATCATGCTCATCCTGCAAACGCAAGATCCGCGGCTATGGAACGTCGCCGGCCCGGCTTCCGGCGTGAAGTATTTCGAGCCCTCGCTCGCTCGCACGGCGAGTGGAAAATTCATTCCGGCCGAAACGCTGATGATGGATCAATACTGCCTGGAATGCCACAAGGACGCCTACGACGGCTGGTTTCACAGCGCGCATCACTTTAGTTCATTCAACAACCCGGCTTACCTCGCCAGCGTGCGCGAAACGCGTGAAGTGTCGTTCGAGCGCGACGGCTCGATGCAGGCCTCGCGCTGGTGCGCCGGTTGCCACGATCCGGTGCCGTTCTTTAGCGGTGCGTTCGACGATCCCAAATTCGACGTCGTAAATCACCCCACGGCTCAGGCCGGCATCACTTGTACGGCCTGCCACGCGATTACCGACGTGCATAGCACGCGCGGCAACGCCGATTTCACGATTGAAGAGCCGCTTCACTATCCGTTCGCGCAGAGCGAGAACGCGGTGCTGAAATACGTGAACCGGCAACTCGTGAAGGCGAAGCCGAGCTTCCACAAGAAAACGTTCTTGAAGCCGCACCACAAACAGGCCGAGTTCTGTTCGACCTGCCACAAAGTGCATCTGCCCTTCGCGCTCAATCACTACAAGGAATTCCTCCGCGGGCAGAATCACTACGATCCCTTCTTGCTGAGCGGCGTTTCCGGCCACGGGGCGCGCAGCTTCTACTATCCGCCCAAGGCGCAAGAAAACTGCGCCGGCTGCCACATGCCGCTCAAAGAATCCGGCGATTTCGGCGCAAAGCTTTTCGCCAGCGCGAAAAAGCTGAGCATCCACGATCATCTGTTCCCCTCCGCGAACACCGGCGTCGCCTGGATGCGCAACGAGCCCGACATCATCACCAAGCACCAGGAATTCATGAAAGATATCGTTCGCATCGATATCTTCGGCCTCAAGGAAGGGGGGCAAATCGACAGCCCGTTGATCGCTCCGCTCCGTCCGGCGACACCAGCGCTCAAGCCGGGAACGGACTACTTGTTGGAATCGGTGATCCGCACCTTGAAGATGGGGCACTTGTTCACGCAAGGCACGGTCGACTCCAACGAAGTCTGGGTCGACGTCGCGATCAATTCAGGAGACAAGGTCATCGGCCGCAACGGCGCGATCGGCGACGACGGCACGGTCGATCCCTGGTCGCACTTCATCAACGTGTTCATGCTCGACCGCAACGGGAACCGCATAAATCGCCGCAATCCGCAGGATATTTTCGTACCGCTCTACAACCATCAGATTCCGCCGGGCGCAGGCCAGGTGGCGCACTATGGCTTCCGCGTGCCGGACGACGCCCGCGAGCCGGTGACGATCACGGTGAAGTTGCAATATCGCAAGTTCGACAAAGATTACATGGACTTCGTCGCCAAGGCCGCCAAGCCGGGCGATCTCCCCTTGCGCGGTCACAAGCCTGGCCAACCCTATCGCAATGAATTGCCGATCACGACGTTGGCAACTGACACGATCACGTTGCCGATCGAAGGCGGTTCGCCCGCGCCCAGCAATCCGGAATCGACGATTCCGTCCTGGCAGCGTTGGAACGATTACGGCATCGGCCTGTTGCTCGAAGGCCGTGCGGAATTGCGCCAATCCGCGGCCGCGTTCGCGGAAGTCGAAAAGCTCAATCGCTGCGACGGGCCGCTGAACATGGCACGCGTGTACTTGGAAGAAGGACGCCTCGACGAGGCCACGGCGGCGATTCAGCGCGCCACGCAGTTCAAGGATCCGCCCCCTCCGGCATGGACGGTCGCCTGGTTGTCCGGCAGAATCAACCAGCAACAAGGGCATCTCGAAGCGGCCGAAAAGAACTTCCGCAGCGTGCTGGAAGATCGCACGCCGGAAATGATCGAGCGCGGTTTCGATTTCAGCCGCGACTACGAAGTGATCAACTTGCTGGGACAAGTGCTGTTCGATCGGGCGAAGCAAGTCCGCGATCCCGCGAAGCAGGCGGAACGCGACGCCCTGTTGCGCGAGGCGGCGGCGACTTACGAAAAAACGCTCAAGGAAGACAGCGAGGACGTCGCCGCACACTATAACCTCGGCTTGATCTATCAGCAGTTGGGAGACGAGACGAAAGCACAAGTGCATCAAGCTGCGCACGCTCGCTATAAGCCGGACGACAACGCACGAGATAGCGCCGTGGCGGCGGCGCGCAAGAAATACCCTGCGGCCAATCACGCCGCGGAGGCCCTGGTGATTTATCCGTTGCAACGCGACGGAGCGCCGGGCCTGACAAGTCAACCTGCCGTCGAAACGGCGAGCACCGGGGGTGGACAATGA
- a CDS encoding Gfo/Idh/MocA family oxidoreductase — protein MSARYSQLRVAVVGFGSIGRRHVENLQRLGVRRITIVRRPHGSNPAFTPPAGALIVDKTEAAIANGLDLAVICNPTSLHLAAAEQFARTGVPVLIEKPLAMDLQQAEAARNWLTTAPAPIGVAYCLRYHPAYRLAREALLEGKIGQVQSARAWFASYLPDWHPWEDYRTSYAARPEQGGGVLPTLDHELDYLLWCFGAPTEVRGRSWRSGQLEMPADDSAECALRFGDDVCAEIRLSMCQPRGSRGFEFVGSRGALHLDWGTGQLDWRNESGGKPTDALLWNHPDWDVNVMYVDLLRDALEAAMAKRPFPIPWQTGRESLRAIASVERLSSNDVATGLSVASSPNVGVFA, from the coding sequence ATGAGCGCCCGCTATTCCCAGTTGCGCGTCGCCGTGGTCGGGTTCGGTTCGATCGGCCGTCGTCACGTGGAGAATCTCCAGCGGCTCGGCGTGCGGCGGATCACCATCGTCCGCCGTCCGCATGGAAGCAATCCCGCCTTCACGCCGCCCGCCGGCGCGTTGATTGTCGACAAAACGGAGGCCGCTATCGCCAACGGCCTCGATTTAGCCGTGATTTGCAATCCGACGAGCTTGCATCTCGCGGCGGCCGAGCAATTCGCGCGCACCGGCGTGCCGGTGCTGATCGAAAAGCCGCTCGCGATGGATCTACAGCAGGCGGAAGCGGCGCGCAATTGGTTGACGACCGCGCCGGCGCCGATCGGCGTTGCGTACTGCTTGCGCTATCATCCGGCGTATCGGCTGGCGCGCGAGGCGTTGCTGGAGGGCAAAATCGGCCAGGTGCAAAGCGCTCGAGCGTGGTTCGCGAGCTACTTGCCCGACTGGCATCCCTGGGAGGATTACCGCACGTCGTACGCGGCTCGTCCGGAACAAGGCGGCGGCGTATTGCCCACGCTGGATCACGAATTGGATTACTTGCTGTGGTGTTTTGGCGCCCCCACGGAAGTACGCGGCCGCAGTTGGCGGTCAGGCCAACTCGAAATGCCGGCCGACGACAGCGCGGAATGCGCGCTGCGCTTTGGCGATGACGTTTGCGCCGAAATTCGCTTGAGCATGTGCCAACCCCGAGGATCGCGCGGCTTCGAGTTCGTCGGATCGCGCGGCGCCCTGCATTTGGATTGGGGGACAGGACAACTCGACTGGCGCAACGAGTCCGGTGGGAAACCTACCGACGCATTGCTTTGGAACCATCCCGATTGGGACGTCAACGTCATGTATGTTGATTTGCTCCGTGATGCCCTCGAGGCAGCGATGGCAAAACGCCCCTTTCCGATCCCGTGGCAGACCGGGCGGGAGTCGTTGCGAGCGATTGCCTCGGTGGAACGGCTCAGTAGTAATGATGTCGCGACAGGCTTGAGTGTTGCTTCCTCCCCAAACGTTGGGGTTTTTGCTTGA